GAGTCAATTTGCCGAATGGCCAGCTTGCGCACGGGCGCCGCGAGCCGCATCATTCGCTGGAACCGTTCGACTGCCCGCAGCAACAGTCGCCGCTAACCAACCCAGCGTGAAAAGCAATGCTAAAACAGCGTGATTAGCAATCGCGGATTAATTAGAACCGGCCGCGAACAAACTGCCTATAGTCGAAAGCCTCCCGAACCTTACCTACTCAAGAGGCTTTCCGATGAACCGCTTCCGCCGTTCGCTTGCCGCGTTTGCTACGCTGCTCGCACTGTCCGCGCCGTTTGCTTCCGCGGCGCGCGCCGACACCAAAGAAGTCGTGATCGCGTATCAGGACATGGTGGTGCCGTGGCGCTACGCACAGGCCACCGGCGAAGTGGAGAAAGCCACCGGCTACAAGGTCACCTACCGCAAGCTCGGCAGCGGTGCCGACGTGATCCGCGCGCTCGCCTCCGGCTCGGTGCAACTCGGCGAAGCCGGCTCGAGCCCGATCGCGGCAGGACTGTCGCAGGGCGTCGATATTTCGCTGTTCTGGATTCTCGATAATATCAACGACGCCGAAGCGCTGGTCGCTCGCGACGGCTCCAATGTCACGAGCGTCGCCGGTCTCAAAGGCAAGAAGATCGGCGTGCCGTTCGTGTCCACCTCGCACTTTCATACGCTGGTCGCGTTGCAGAGCGCCGGTGTGAATCCGTCCGACGTCAAGATCGTCAACCTGCGCCCGCCTGAAATCGCGGCGGCGTGGGAGCGCGGCGATATCGACGCAACGTACATCTGGGATC
This genomic stretch from Paraburkholderia dioscoreae harbors:
- the tauA gene encoding taurine ABC transporter substrate-binding protein, encoding MNRFRRSLAAFATLLALSAPFASAARADTKEVVIAYQDMVVPWRYAQATGEVEKATGYKVTYRKLGSGADVIRALASGSVQLGEAGSSPIAAGLSQGVDISLFWILDNINDAEALVARDGSNVTSVAGLKGKKIGVPFVSTSHFHTLVALQSAGVNPSDVKIVNLRPPEIAAAWERGDIDATYIWDPVLAKVKKNGKVLITSGQVAQQTGKATFDGFVVDRKFASQNPEFVARFVKVLAATDANYRDHTSAWTATSPQVEAVAKESGANAQEVPASLALYAFPTLAQQASNAWLGGGAQSGAAKSLAATAAFLKTQGTIQNVLADYSTGVDPQFVQRAAH